The proteins below are encoded in one region of Misgurnus anguillicaudatus chromosome 24, ASM2758022v2, whole genome shotgun sequence:
- the LOC129437297 gene encoding claudin-4-like, with product MDTKIELFGFGLASAGWFCTILTRFLPMWNVSGTADNTTTTLPLYWDGVWLNWQHHSTGSLHCTFYQSLLSLTEHFNTWKILLVVSIGIGFLAIAAYPVGWIRYPKNILFKAASGPGFVIGGLVLIVVLSWATHLTKGDLDISVSLTQECAAGIYTGWVGTGLLLVGGGVLSAICCKEVRKQRKERRPAQTLELGVQDPLNTINSSSFIQTPLHT from the coding sequence ATGGATACAAAAATTGAGCTCTTTGGCTTTGGACTGGCTAGTGCGGGCTGGTTTTGCACTATTCTCACAAGGTTTTTGCCCATGTGGAACGTGAGCGGAACGGCGGACAACACAACCACCACACTTCCATTATACTGGGATGGAGTTTGGCTAAACTGGCAGCATCACAGCACTGGCAGCTTGCACTGCACTTTCTATCAGTCTCTCCTGTCTCTAACCGAGCATTTCAACACCTGGAAAATCCTCCTCGTCGTGTCTATAGGAATCGGATTCCTCGCCATTGCGGCTTACCCTGTAGGGTGGATAAGATATCCGAAGAACATACTGTTTAAAGCGGCTTCTGGGCCGGGGTTTGTAATAGGTGGGCTGGTGTTAATAGTGGTGCTGTCCTGGGCTACACATTTAACAAAGGGTGATTTGGACATAAGTGTTTCCCTGACACAGGAATGTGCAGCAGGGATATACACCGGCTGGGTGGGCACGGGACTGCTTTTGGTGGGTGGTGGAGTGCTAAGCGCTATTTGCTGTAAAGAAGTCCGGAAGCAAAGAAAGGAAAGGAGACCTGCACAAACTTTAGAGCTTGGGGTACAGGATCCCCTCAACACCATCAACAGTAGTTCATTTATACAAACCCCTCTTCATACATGA